A stretch of Leptidea sinapis chromosome 36, ilLepSina1.1, whole genome shotgun sequence DNA encodes these proteins:
- the LOC126975639 gene encoding ras-like protein 2 yields MSRLADRPNQAQTYKLVVVGGGGVGKSAITIQFIQSYFVTDYDPTIEDSYTKQCVIDDVPAKLDILDTAGQEEFSAMREQYMRSGEGFLLVFSVADHASFDELFKFHKQILRVKDRDEFPMLMVGNKADLEHQRVVTLEEAQSLSRQLKIPYIECSAKARMNVDQAFHELVRLVRRFQEAERIHIKSEERNKKKKCTIL; encoded by the exons ATGTCGCGACTAGCAGATAGACCGAATCAGGCTCAGACGTATAAACTAGTGGTGGTTGGAGGAGGTGGTGTGGGAAAAAGTGCAATTACAATTCAATTTATACAG agTTACTTTGTAACTGACTATGATCCCACAATTGAAGACAGCTACACCAAGCAATGTGTTATTGATGATGTGCCGGCAAAGTTGGACA TCCTCGACACAGCCGGCCAAGAGGAGTTCAGTGCCATGCGCGAACAATACATGAGGTCTGGTGAAGGCTTCCTGCTGGTGTTCTCTGTAGCAGATCACGCCAGCTTCGACGAGCTTTTTAAGTTCCACAAGCAGATCCTGAGAGTAAAGGACCGAGACGAGTTCCCCATGCTGATGGTGGGAAACAAGGCGGATTTGGAACATCAGAGAGTG GTGACATTAGAAGAAGCACAATCTCTGTCGAGACAACTAAAGATCCCATACATTGAATGCAGTGCCAAAGCTCGCATGAATGTGGACCAGGCATTCCACGAGCTGGTGAGGCTGGTCCGGAGGTTCCAGGAAGCCGAGAGGATCCACATCAAGTCTGAGGAGAGAAATAAGAAGAAGAAGTGCACCATTTTGTAA